The proteins below come from a single Zea mays cultivar B73 chromosome 8, Zm-B73-REFERENCE-NAM-5.0, whole genome shotgun sequence genomic window:
- the LOC103635025 gene encoding protein FAR1-RELATED SEQUENCE 5-like: MEEDATNGSNMENVLPCLIPRIGMKFRNPDEGSRFWLAYSGQKGFDVRKRYSNTSKIDGNVTSCRFVCANQGHRGKDKKGYEVKCHRAETRTDCEVRMGLVKDKEFGGYKVYDLNLEHNHNLHLPETFHLMVSQRKISDLQAFEIETADDSGIGPKASHELACRQVGGPLNLSYTIRDHKNYLRGKRQREMVYGQAGSMLKYFQDKMAENPAFQYATQMDAEEKIANIFWADARMIADYIHFVLDLMNIKSLPTQYILKRWTRQARSGTIQDKNGRIVIENPKFDAMRRYRYFSQKLLNLAHRAAYYPECTSLMDNTIDLLGQQIEDKINICSGPSNAEKNATQVDIVVPNDTLSNAQLKKKEVRIRSSKRQKFGWEGKHKGRKKGQSKNILHVQAPKAQEVKETSNPASIDIQFHKKYNTINSFTQLLTGASSDDLKTENFFEL; the protein is encoded by the exons atggaggaagatgcgaccAACGGATCAAACAT GGAGAATGTGTTGCCCTGTTTGATTCCTCGTATTGGAATGAAATTCAGAAATCCAGATGAGGGCTCGAGATTTTGGTTAGCGTATAGTGGTCAAAAAGGTTTTGATGTTAGAAAAAGGTACTCAAATACAAGTAAGATTGATGGAAACGTCACGTCATGTAGATTTGTTTGTGCTAATCAAGGTCATCGAGGGAAAGATAAAAAGGGGTATGAAGTAAAGTGTCATCGAGCTGAAACTAGAACAGATTGTGAAGTGCGTATGGGACTTGTAAAAGATAAAGAGTTTGGTGGATACAAAGTTTATGATTTGAATTTAGAACACAACCATAACCTTCATTTGCCAGAAACATTCCACTTGATGGTGTCACAAAGGAAAATTTCAGATTTGCAAGCTTTTGAAATTGAAACAGCTGATGACTCGGGAATAGGACCAAAAGCATCACATGAATTAGCATGTCGCCAAGTGGGTGGGCCGCTTAATTTGAGTTACACCATTCGTGACCATAAAAACTATTTGCGTGGCAAGCGACAACGAGAGATGGTATATGGTCAAGCTGGAAGCATGCTCAAATATTTCCAGGATAAAATGGCAGAGAATCCGGCGTTCCAATATGCGACACAAATGGATGCTGAAGAGAAGATTGCAAATATATTTTGGGCTGATGCTAGAATGATTGCCGATTATATACACTTTG TTCTTGATTTAATGAATATCAAGTCATTGCCTACACAATATATATTGAAACGGTGGACACGACAAGCACGAAGTGGCACTATACAGGACAAGAATGGTAGAATTGTAATTGAGAATCCAAAGTTTGATGCAATGCGCCGTTACAGATATTTTTCTCAAAAACTTCTCAATTTGGCACATCGAGCAGCCTACTATCCAGAGTGCACCTCACTGATGGACAACACGATTGATCTTCTTGGTCAACAGATTGAAGACAAAATTAATATATGTAGTGGTCCTTCTAATGCTGAAAAGAATGCAACTCAGGTTGATATTGTTGTACCAAATGATACATTGAGTAATGCACAATTAAAGAAAAAAGAGGTCCGCATAAGAAGTTCAAAGAGACAAAAATTTGGGTGGGAAGGAAAGCACAAGGGGAGGAAAAAAGGACAAAGCAAAAATATATTGCATGTACAAGCACCGAAG GCACAAGAGGTAAAGGAAACAAGCAATCCAGCAAGTATTGACATTCAGTTCCATAAAAAATATAACACCATCAATTCTTTCACTCAACTGTTGACTGGAGCAAGCAGTGATGATCTAAAAACTGAAAATTTCTTTGAGCTGTGA
- the LOC103635026 gene encoding stigma-specific STIG1-like protein 2 yields MRRATVFLMALALALALILIPPPTVATPPPGRLPLRRSRFLASSSVDFPSSFYDCSKKPPSICLSPGSPGATCCQGACVDTNHSFQHCGNCNKMCKFAQTCCEGKCANTFTDKRNCGGCGVKCRTKCTNGYCDYAA; encoded by the coding sequence ATGAGAAGAGCCACCGTCTTTCTCATGGCgctcgccctcgccctcgccctcaTCCTCATCCCGCCGCCCACGGTGGCGACGCCGCCGCCGGGTCGTCTTCCCCTCAGGAGAAGTCGCTTCCTTGCCAGCAGCAGCGTCGACTTCCCGTCGTCGTTCTACGACTGCAGCAAGAAGCCGCCGTCCATCTGCCTCTCGCCCGGGAGCCCCGGCGCGACGTGCTGCCAGGGCGCATGCGTCGACACCAACCACAGCTTCCAGCACTGCGGCAACTGCAACAAGATGTGCAAGTTCGCGCAGACCTGCTGCGAGGGGAAGTGCGCCAACACCTTCACCGATAAGAGGAACTGCGGCGGGTGCGGCGTCAAGTGCAGAACCAAGTGCACCAACGGCTACTGCGACTACGCGGCCTAG